The Macaca thibetana thibetana isolate TM-01 chromosome 11, ASM2454274v1, whole genome shotgun sequence genome window below encodes:
- the ARF3 gene encoding ADP-ribosylation factor 3 has product MGNIFGNLLKSLIGKKEMRILMVGLDAAGKTTILYKLKLGEIVTTIPTIGFNVETVEYKNISFTVWDVGGQDKIRPLWRHYFQNTQGLIFVVDSNDRERVNEAREELMRMLAEDELRDAVLLVFANKQDLPNAMNAAEITDKLGLHSLRHRNWYIQATCATSGDGLYEGLDWLANQLKNKK; this is encoded by the exons ATGGGCAATATCTTTGGAAACCTTCTCAAGAGCCTGATTGGGAAGAAGGAGATGCGCATCCTGATGGTGGGCCTGGATGCCGCAGGAAAGACCACCATCCTATACAAGCTGAAACTGGGGGAGATCGTCACCACCATCCCTACCATTG GATTCAATGTGGAGACAGTGGAGTATAAGAACATCAGCTTCACAGTGTGGGATGTGGGTGGCCAGGACAAGATTCGGCCCCTCTGGAGACACTACTTCCAGAACACCCAAG GGTTGATATTTGTGGTCGACAGCAATGATCGGGAGCGAGTAAATGAGGCCCGGGAAGAGCTGATGAGAATGCTGGCAGAGGACGAGCTCCGGGATGCTGTACTCCTTGTCTTTGCAAACAAACAG GATCTGCCTAATGCTATGAATGCTGCTGAGATCACAGACAAGCTGGGCCTGCATTCCCTTCGTCACCGTAACTGGTACATTCAGGCCACCTGTGCCACCAGCGGGGACGGGCTGTACGAAGGCCTGGACTGGCTGGCCAATCAGCTCAAAAACAAGAAGTGA